A stretch of DNA from bacterium:
CCCTCCTTAAAGAGGAGGAATTTAGGCATTGTCTTGAGAGAGCAGGTTTCCTCTTTTTAAAGTACAAGAAGAAGGAAATACCTCTCTCCCATTGCCATGCGATAATGAGAAAGAAAGGGACAAACAGCAAAAAGATATGATTTGGAGTTTTGATAATAATGTCGATATTTAATCATCACATTTACGAATACAAAAAAGGGTTAAGAAATTTAATCCTTCATACCGTCTCGTGTGACTTGATCGAAGAGATAGAGAAAAAATTACAAGATGAGGGGATTTCGTATATAGTTTCTCGAATAAACGCAAAACGGGCAAATGTTTTCTTTGGCAACAAGGCCTGCATTGAGGTTTTAAAGAGGTTTGGGAACAAGGCGCTAAATCAGTTTACGGATGAGGAAGATTTTATGCTTAGTATTCTGTTGGGGTATGATCAGATTCAGCAATGCCAAAGATACTTACAAAGGAGGTTTAGAAAATAAGTATAAGTTTAAGTTTGGAGGTAAGGAGGGGAGTATCCAGTCGTAGGCCGAGAATTTGATGATATAGCCAAAGAGTTGGCTGTCCATCATTGCAAGGTATTTGTTGGTTTCAAAATTCCACTCTCACTGAAGAATGATTTTTTTCCACTATTATGCCTGTGTTGGCAGGGATGTGGACATTTTAGATGAATCAGAAGATTATAGATTTATTAGAGATAAAAGGATTAAATGTTAGAGAGGTTAAGCCTGATAGGTGGGATAAGATTATAGGGATGGATTTACAGAAGAGTCTGATTGAGCGAAAGATTCTTTTGCCATTGCAACATCCAGACTTAGCCGCCAAACATGGAGTGGTTCACCCTAAAGCTATTCTGCTTTTTGGCCCTCCAGGTACAGGTAAAACTATTTTTGCTGAAGGCATTGCCACAAGGATGAACTGGTTCTTTATTGAGGTAACCCCCTCAACTCTTATCCATGAAAGGATAGAGACCCAGGCTAAATCCTTAAAAGAGCTCTTTGAAAAACTATCATTGCTTAATCAAGCAGTTATTTTCTTTGATGAATTTGAAGAAATTGCTGTAAGACCAGAGAATTCAACCAAAGTAGAGCGAATGATTTCCAATGAATTCCTTAAACAGTTGGTCAGATTCCGTGAGAATAAGGATATCTTAATTATTTGTGCCACTAATCATATTCGTCAACTTATCCCTGCCTTGCTTCGACCTGGCCGATTTGATTTTATTCTTCCTGTAGGGCCAGCGGATGAGATAACTCGTAAGGCTATGTGGAAGAGCTTCCTAAATAATCTCAATA
This window harbors:
- a CDS encoding ATP-binding protein, which produces MNQKIIDLLEIKGLNVREVKPDRWDKIIGMDLQKSLIERKILLPLQHPDLAAKHGVVHPKAILLFGPPGTGKTIFAEGIATRMNWFFIEVTPSTLIHERIETQAKSLKELFEKLSLLNQAVIFFDEFEEIAVRPENSTKVERMISNEFLKQLVRFRENKDILIICATNHIRQLIPALLRPGRFDFILPVGPADEITRKAMWKSFLNNLNKSDIDLEKLAQKSEGFTAADIEAVCMQLAQIAFENELASNKEYKITTKDIITVIKHHRPTLTSDDTTEFKEDIARYARCGSYCNDCFGPDKDHPHCCLESK
- a CDS encoding DUF2023 family protein; this translates as MSIFNHHIYEYKKGLRNLILHTVSCDLIEEIEKKLQDEGISYIVSRINAKRANVFFGNKACIEVLKRFGNKALNQFTDEEDFMLSILLGYDQIQQCQRYLQRRFRK